The segment AGGTTTCAAATGTGTATTCTTTAATTGAATTTTTGTTTGGGTCAGATGTAAATCAAGGGATTcaaacatagattgcatttctCTCGTTTTGGTTGTTGTTGGCAACTattcaaaaacaaaattaaatgaagGAGAGATTTCATATGGGAGGTATAGCTATCCTAGCGATAAAATGACATGGTAAGACATCTCATTGTCATCATGTAATAGATTGAAAAGGTGCATAACGTGGCATGATGGCAGACCGAGAAACTGGGAAAACGTGAGTGAGGTGTTCGGATGGCGAAAGAGACAGTTGTCGACGAAATAGACCATAGCGCCTTTCTCCTTTCCAACAAGCAGTCACATACGCCAGCAAATTTTTAGAAAAATGTCATAGAAAGGTCGATGGTTGTAGCCACGTATTAGTCCAATAAAAGTAAACCTGTCGTTTATTTGGCCATTTTCATTTTCGGCACACGAGAAGAAAAGGAAAGACCGTTTTGGAAGAGCGAAGTTGAGGTCGTGGAATTTGAAGTAGGCAGTGTATGCATGGCAAGAAAAGAAAAGACCATATGGAAAGAGCGAAGCTGAGGTCATGGAATTTGAAGCAGGCATTATCAAGGGACTATAGTGAAGGTGATTTTGGAAGTGGTGAGTTCAAACGTTTGTGGGTTTGTTCGTTGTAGACTTATTTCATTGCAGGGTTTATTTTCTTACGGGTTTCTATAGTCAAAAGTCTAAATTTTTTGAGGTTCTTTATGTCTTGACTGCCATGTTTGGTGTGTGGATGCTGCTGCAAACAAGCAAGGCGGGTTGTGCGAGGATGGCTGTAGTGTCCAATTTAGGTAATGTATATCTTGACAATAATATTCGTCATTTTTCCATTCTACAACATTACTGTGAACAAATGAGAATAGCTCATTATAAACACAAGTGTTTTCAATATTACGCAAATTAGGGCTTTGTGTACATTGTAGAATGGATTTGGAGAATTTGTGAATTCGGAAGTGTTTGAATCTTAAATTGCACCTTATGGCAATGCTATAATAAGGCTTGCAAGGATTTTCTATAATGAAATCGACATAGCCAAACATCAAGAAATGCGTGTTATAAGACATGAGGGTTTGAATCTAGTGTTTTTTTAGTGACCAATATTTGTCAATTGgttaataaataaaatttgataATCTAAATATGGCTAATAATTCAAGATTTAAAGTAACATAAATTGccaaatatttacaaaatattattttagtattatttaaatcaccaaaaaaattattttattaaaaaatttaactcAAATATTCACCACAATATTCGATATGATGATTAGATTGGATTCACCAAAATTTAATAAGCTATTGTAGAAATATAAATTAGATCCATATCAAGTATACATGCCTTCcacaccaaggagatatcattaACAAGAACACATGTAACCAAACTAGGAAGATATATTTGTAAACAACGATAACTTTAAGAAATCCCccctcaaaaaaaaatataaaatttttcacgaatttttatttattttggataaaaataataactTTTATCGGTgaatttttttacataaattttttttggtagaaaatcttggcgaATCTTAGAAAATATTAAGAGTATGCaataattactattgcaaataatttcatttaaaaaactaTATTCCTATAAAAAAGTAGAGGTCTAAGGTGAAAATCATTAATGAATTTAAAGGACAAACACCTCTTTATTTAGTTATtgccattaatttaaattaatctaatcgTCTTTTTATTTTGTCAAATAAAATGTCCTTCAAATTTGTAATACTCATTGGGTCCAATATTGTTTTTATACCGTTGATTTCtattgaggtcaacaattgaaaAGCAACTCAACCCCCATGAggattacaacttgtaggtacagttTACCTCATGaaatgcaatgatggtcattagattatattttgaatcaatgacggaaaagattgttgataaaaccctatagtaactaataattatgttgTATTATTAgggaattaatttatttttttataataaattataaaattttggtgaatttgatctattcatgtatcgaatattttggcgagtctttgagttcaaaaatttaacaaaataaacTTGTTAGCGATTTATATAAAagactaaaatatttttttgtaaaaatgtgacgatttaggtcaccttaaaacttgaactactagccaaattttgatttctaaatttttaaaaatagccaattggcaaatattaaccactaaaaaaatcactgttTGTAAAGGATATGTTGAATATCTGGGCAATTGAGAGTGAGGGGTGAATCGGTTGACAACTTAAACAATTTCTTCAATGCTTTCACACATCCGAAGtaaccaacataattaattaaagtagttataacatgaaaacacatacacacaacacatcacacaatgaacaccagatatgacatgtAAAACCCCAAAAATGGAAAAACCAAGAAGAATGTTAGTTCTGAATATAtaacactagttaaggtgacactggtgaaggtgatttttacaaagggcgGCTCACTGCAAGAATACTCACTATGGGAGGGCTCACTGCCTCGAAAAGGCTCActgttgaagaaagaaagaaagaaaagaaagaatcaccACTGTAACACAATTTGCAATATTAGACTGCTTCTAGTGCCTCAATACCAATCACACATTTCACACATCAACGTCAATCCGATTTTTCTTTTTTAGTGTCATATATATTCCACAAAATGCCACACAATTGCCATGCTAACTCATTCGGATCACACTCGTATATATACTGTCTCTCTGagaagcataatcttctaagtcagctaagacaaagatctaaaataggtcaacactaaacattctggtaGTTGGAAGGAATGAGAAGTACACCATACCACAATGCATATCATCGATCAGATCAACACATTACATCCTTCACAAATTCCAGACCCAAATCACGACTCACATGCTACACAAATGTTgttactcatcctcaaattctagacTTAATTACGGTGGCCTGTTAGCATAAGAAGCGCCACGGCTCCAGCTGCTTTCACAGCGGAAACAATACTATTGTTACGGGTCATGCATAACACCACCGTTCCATTCACTTTCTCTGGGACAAGCTTTCTCTCGCAAACACTATCTTGGATGTTGAAAACTAGTGGAGCACTCGATATCTTCATCGTATTGGAGTAGTAAATGGAAGAGCCAGTCACAATGGATCCGTTATTCAGCAACGTAGCTCCGTATGCTCGGTCAATGATGCTCGCTCCCACTGTCAATATCCACGGTGCACCATTATACATACTTTGGCGCCATAGCCTATCGTTTCCCCTAGAGCAGACAAGAGAACTCCTTTTTTGTTGGCTGCAAAAGCTCCTCGTGCAATAAAGTCTTTGAAATAAGATGTGGTCCTGTCAAAggcaagagaaagagagagaacatcAACTCCATCCTCAATGGCGCTCTCCATGCCGGCAACACGTCGGAGACCGTGATCCCAATCGACCAAATGATTTTATGCATAGCAACTCGGCCAGCAGGAGCCATGCCTCGGGCGGTACCACAAGCATAACCGAAGAAACTCACACTAGCCAAGTAGTTGCCTAGTGGAATTGATGACGTATGACTTCCATGATCAAAATAATCCCATGCAGAGTCATAGTCATCAGTCGAGTTGATTTTTGCATACATTGCCTATGAACCTTTCTTAAAAGAGCCTGCACCGATGAGCTTTCTATTACAAAGTGAAGGATCAAAAGTGGTGCTATTCTCGCATGTTCCCTTCCATCTAGCTGGCACAGGTTCCATTCCATGGTTGTTGAAGCTTTCACTCTCTGGCCACATTCCGGTTTCCATCAATGCCACGATAACCTAAGTAGGACTGAGTCCAAGGAATGTGGTCGAATGAGTAGTATGCAACCATCCCACTGAATCGGGTAACGATGCTAAATGCCCGGGCATCTCTTCTAGCATGACTGGGCCAGCTTGGCGCTGAAGCCATGCATGACTGTGTCATAAATGTAATGATAGAATTCGTTGCTTTGGGTGTTCTGGCTACCGCTATATCCTTTGATAGAAGATATCAAAGATTTATACCATTGCTTGTCAGTGGAGAATTCAAAAGGTATGACAGATTTATCCATACAAACAAAGGGTCGGCCTTAAACTTCACACATTAAGCATTATATTAAGCTTAGAAAATGTTAGtcaattttgaatgtttaacacttcTAAATCTAAAAATGTATTTTTAGTATGAGCACACATATTAAgcaatatattaagcttcaaaaatgttagtgtttaacacttttaaatttaaaaatgtaaACTTAAGATATGTGGTTTAAGCCGTTCGGATAGTGGCAGACACATAGAAGAAAGTGAAAGTCAAAGTAAACTAATAGCGGATGGAAAAGAATCAGAAATTTTCTACTTCTCAAGTTTTGCTCAGAGCCTAAATGCTGTGTATGTTGACATCATGGTGGTCTGTTTCATTGGAATCCACCTGGTGCTTATCGAGCTCCGTTCTGTGCATTTCTTCCAACTAATATTGTTTGGAAGCAAATGCATGAACCCATTTGTTTTTTATTTAGCTTCTAATCAATGAATAACAACAGACAAATGCTAAACCGCCGGCTATTTAAGCTTGTCATTTCTAATAATTTGAAAGTCGAGCATCGTCTAGCCTGCAAGAAACGCCAACACACTAGGAAATAATTTGAACTGTTTTATAAACAGATATCTACTTCtaggaaaaaaataataattcaaaatgcCTATCCTTCTGATTTGATTCCTGAGTGGGAATAAAATATTACGTGCACTTATCCTCATCATTTGGACCaatcaatattttaataaatttaataatgataagttattttatgttttttattaattaAGGAGGTTTTGAAAAGGGTCTTTAATCATTTCTTAATAAAATCGATGAACAAAAACCACTCAAATAGCACAGCTGCAACAAGGCTGTCAAAAAGAATTTCACAATTCTTATACTAAATAATTTGATAATTTGATATTGTAACTAGTTGTTATTTGCATTGCATGCTTGTTTGACACATAATTGAAATTGGATATGCTTACTCATTAAAAATGAACTCAATGAAATACTTTCTTATATGATgatttatatatttctttatctAGATATATTTTGATTATGAAATTGGTTATAAGTATATCTTAAGTACTTTATACAACTTTTTTTCAACAATACTAAACAATAAAATGATAACTGTCCATAAAAATAATGAGTTTCAGGATTTTAGAATGATTAGTAATATTTATTCTATATTttgcatttaaatttataa is part of the Cryptomeria japonica chromosome 10, Sugi_1.0, whole genome shotgun sequence genome and harbors:
- the LOC131859091 gene encoding subtilisin-like protease SBT1.7 is translated as MYAKINSTDDYDSAWDYFDHGSHTSSIPLGNYLASVSFFGYACGTARGMAPAGRVAMHKIIWSIGITVSDVLPAWRAPLRMELMGNDRLWRQSMYNGAPWILTVGASIIDRAYGATLLNNGSIVTGSSIYYSNTMKISSAPLVFNIQDSVCERKLVPEKVNGTVVLCMTRNNSIVSAVKAAGAVALLMLTGHRN